From the genome of Triticum aestivum cultivar Chinese Spring chromosome 3B, IWGSC CS RefSeq v2.1, whole genome shotgun sequence, one region includes:
- the LOC123069983 gene encoding NADH-ubiquinone oxidoreductase chain 1, whose translation MAFVQRRKGPDVVGSFGLLQPLADGLKLILKEPISPSSANFSLFRMAPVATFMLSLVAWAVVPFDYGMVLSDPNIGLLYLFAISSLGVYGIIIAGWSSKTGGGRSVAYDIRTNWSKMGLCRRC comes from the coding sequence ATGGCTTTTGTGCAACGTCGAAAGGGTCCTGATGTAGTGGGATCGTTCGGATTGTTACAACCTCTAGCAGATGGTTTGAAATTGATTCTAAAAGAACCTATTTCACCAAGTAGTGCTAATTTCTCCCTTTTTAGAATGGCTCCAGTGGCTACATTTATGTTAAGTCTGGTCGCTTGGGCCGTTGTACCTTTTGATTATGGTATGGTATTGTCAGATCCGAACATAGGGCTACTTTATTTGTTTGCCATATCTTCGCTAGGTGTTTATGGAATAATTATAGCAGGTTGGTCTAGTAAGACGGGGGGCGGCCGTTCGGTCGCCTATGATATACGGACCAATTGGTCAAAAATGGGTTTGTGCCGCAGGTGTTGA